A region of the Nitrospirota bacterium genome:
CGCCGACAACGTGGCAGGCCGAGCCCGCTCCCGGAATCTCGGAGACGGCCGGGGAACCCGATGATCTCGCGCGCTGGTGGGCGACGCTCGACGATCCGGTGCTGACGAGACTCATCGAGCAGGCCGTGGCCGGTAATCTCGATCTGAAGCAGGCGCAGGCGCGGTTGCGCGAAGCGCGGGCCCGCCGTAAGCAGACCGGAGCCGACCGGTTTCCGAGTCTCGACGCCAATGCCTTGGTCAACCGGGTGCAGAGCAGCGAAGAGACCGGTCCCGGTTCTACGACCACCCTGTACGCCGCCGGGTTCGACGCGAGTTGGGAGCTGGACGTGTTCGGCGGCACTCGTCGCGCGATGGAGGCCGCCACGGCCAGCGAGCAGGCCAGCGAGGAAGACTTGCGCGACGTGCTGGTCAGCCTGCTCTCGGAGGTCGCGCTCAACTACGTCGAGTTGCGAACGGGCCAGACCGGGCTGGCCATCGCCGAGCAGAACCGCGACGCGCAGCAGGAGACCTACGACATTGCGCGCTGGCGCTTCGAAGCCGGACTCGTCACGGAGCTCGACGTCGAGCAGGCCCGATACAACCTCGAGCAAACCAAGGCCCAGATCCCCAGGTTGCAGGCCGCGATCAGCGAGGCGCAGAACCGGCTCGCGGTGTTGTTGGGCCGTATGCCGGGAGCATTGAACAGTGAACTGGCTCCCCCGTTGCCGATCCCGGTCGCGCCCGCGAGCGTGGCGGTCGGGGTTCCCGCCGACGCGCTGCGCCGTCGTCCCGACGTGCGGCGGGCGGAGCGTCGCTTGGCGGCTCAGACCGCGCAGGTCGGGGTGGCGACCGCTGCGCGGTACCCCAGTTTCTCCCTCGTCGGGACGATCGGTTTGGAGTCCCTCTCGTCGTCCAATCTTTTCACCGCCGGCGCCCGCACGTCGTCGCTGGGCGGCAGCGCGCTGTGGACGGTGTTCGACTTCGGTCGCTTGCGCGAGAACGTCAACATTCAGTCGGCGCTGCAGGAACAGGCGTTGCTTGCCTACGAGTCGGCGGTGCGTACGGCGGTCGAGGACACGGAGAACGCCCTGGTGGCCTTTGCCAAGGAACAGAACAGACGTTCCCACCTGCAGGCGGCGACGGAGGCGGCGCAGCGTGCGGTCGCGCTGGCGCGCGGGCGGTACGAATCGGGCCTCCTGGATTTTCAGACCGTACTGGAGGCGCAGCGCTCCCTGTTGGTGCTGCAGGATCAGTTGGCACTGAGCGACGGCGCCGTCGTTTCCAACCTGATCCAGCTCTACAAGGCCCTGGGCGGCGGTTGGACGTCGTTCGGGGCGGCTGCGGGTAAACCGATCGGGGACTCGACGGGTGCGGCTCAATGAGCAAGCCCACCACCGAGTATGCAAACGATGTCGCCAAGGCCTTGGGCATCGGGACCACCTCACGTTGGACGCGGCTGAAGCGTTGGGCGGCGTGGGGAGTGGTGGCGATCGCCGCCGCCGCTGTGGGCGTCCTCTGGCTGGCGCGCAGCGGGACCGAGACCGTTCGATACAAAACAGAGCCGGTCACGCGCGGTGACCTTGTTGTCACTGTCAGCGCCACCGGGACTCTCGAACCGACCAACCAGGTCGATGTGGGGATCGAGGTCTCCGGGACCATCAAGACGGTCGATGTGGACTACAACGACCGGGTCAAAGTCGGCCAGATCCTGGCGCGGCTCGATACCACAAAGCTCGAGGCGCAGGCGTTGCAGACAGAGGCGGCGTTGGGATCGGCAAGAGCCAAGGTGCTTCAGGCGCAAGCCAACGTCCGCGAAGCCGAGGCGCAACTCGCGCGATTGGTCCGCGTCCGAGAGTTGAGTCGGGGTAAGGTGCCGTCGCAACAGGAACTCGACGCAGCACAGGCCGCGCTCGATCGGTCGCGAGCCGACGAGGCTGCCGCCAGCGCGGTGGTCTCCCAAAACCAAGCCACGCTGGATGCCAACCGCACGGATCTCTCCAAAGCGGTCATTCGCTCGCCCATCAACGGCGTGGTCTTGAAGCGTTCAGTGGAGCCGGGCCAAACCGTGGCAGCGAGCTTCCAGGCGCCCGTGTTGTTCACCATCGCCGAGGACCTGACGAACATGGAGCTTCAGGTGGACGTGGACGAGGCCGATGTCGGACAGGTGAATGCCGGGCAAGACGCGACGTTCACGGTTGACGCGTATCCGGACCGGACGTTTCCCGCCCGGATCACGAAGGTTCGTTACGGTTCACAGACCGTCGCGGGCGTGGTGACGTACAAGGCGGTGTTGACCGTGGACAACTCGAGCCTGTCCCTGCGCCCGGGGATGACGGCCACCGCGGCCATTACGGTCGAGCGCGTGACGGACGCGATCCTGGTCCCCAATGCGTCGCTGCGGTTCACGCCGCCGACGCCGGAGCCGCGCGAGTCGACCGGCGGAGGCCTCTTGAGCAGGATCCTCCCAAGACCTCTCAGACCGGCGCCCAGCTCTCGCGATGAGATGAGGCCCGGCACTCGGGACCAGCGCGTCTGGATCGTCAGCAACGGGGAGTTGGAGGCCGTTCCCGTAACCACCGGGGCGACTGACGGCGTGATGACTGAAGTGACGGAGGGCCGGGTCGAGCCGGGGATGGCCGTGGTGGTCGATCGGGTCACGGCGAAGCCGTGAGTTCGAGTGACCCTCCCCCCGACACGCCGCCGCTGATCCAACTGCGGGGCGTGACCAAGGTATACGGCGCGGGTGACGCCGCCATGCACGCGTTACGCGGGATCGATCTGCGGATCGAGAAGGGTGAGTTTGTCGCGGTGATGGGGCCGAGCGGATCAGGGAAGAGCACCTGCATGAATATTCTGGGTTGCCTCGATACACCGACGGCGGGAACCTATCACTTCAAAGGCGTCGAGGTCGGCGCGCTCACCCGTAACCAGCGCGCCCTGTTGCGCCGTCAATACCTGGGATTTGTATTTCAGGGGTATAACCTCCTCAACCGGACGTCGGCATTGGAAAACGTGGAACTCCCCCTGATCTACCGCGGAGTCCCGGTCGGTCGGCGGCATGAACAAGCTCGGGAGGCGTTGCACGTCGTGGGGCTGAAAGGATGGGAACACCACACGCAGGGCGAGTTGTCCGGCGGCCAGCAGCAGCGCGTCGCCATTGCCCGGGCCATTGTCACCCAGCCCGCCGTGCTGCTCGCCGATGAGCCGACCGGCAATCTGGACACGGCGCGCGGCCGCGAAATCATGGACTTGCTCACGACGTTGAACCGTGGCCACGAGATCACGGTGGTCATGGTGACCCACGAACCCGACATGGCCGCCTACGCGAGGCGCACCGTGAAGTTCCTGGATGGCGTGGTGGCGAGCGACGCGTCGCAGCAAGAGGTGGCCTGAGGATGGTGTGGAACGCGTTGCATCTGGCGCTCCGGGAGGTCCGCCGCAACGTGCTGCGTTCCCTTTTAACCATGCTCGGCATCGTCATCGGAGTGGCCGCCGTCATTGTCATGGTGACCATCGGTGGCGGGGCGACGGTTCAGGTCACGGAGCAGATCGCGAGTCTCGGCACCAACCTCTTGATCGTCACCCCGGGCATGCGGGTCATGGGTCCCGGTGGAACCTCGGGCGCCGCGCCATTCCGGGTGGCCGATGCCGAGGCGATCGGCCGGGATGTCCCGTCCATTGCGGCCGTTGCCCCTGTCTCCACGCGGTCCATGACCGCGATTTTCGGCAACCAGAACTGGTCCACCCGGGTGAGCGGGACGACCAACGAATATCTCAAGGCGGGGAACTGGGCGATCGAGGCCGGACGTGAGTTCAGTGCCAGCGAACTCCGCGCCGGCACGGCGGTCTGCATTGTGGGAGCGACCGTGCGCACCCGGCTCTTCGGCGCACAGGACCCCATGGGCAGCACGATACGCCTCGAAAAGCTTGCGTGTCAGGTGATCGGTCTCTTGGGGACCAAAGGCCAAACCGCGTTCGGGATGGATCAGGACGACGTGGTGCTCATCCCGTTACGGACCTTCCAGCGGCGCATTACCGGTAACGAGGACGTCGCGATGCTACAAGTCTCGTTTCAACAAGGCGTATCGGCGGAGAAGGTTGAACGGGACATCGGGCGACTGATGCGCGAGCGGCGCCATCTTTCCGCGACACAGGAGGATGACTTCAGCGTGAGGGACTTGAGCGAGATCACCAAGATGTTGACCGGGACCACGCGGATGCTGACGGCTCTCCTCAGCGCCGTTGCCGCCGTCAGCTTACTGGTCGGCGGCATCGGCATCATGAACATCATGTTGGTCTCGGTCACCGAACGGACGCGGGAGATCGGTATCCGTCTGGCCATCGGCGCCCTGGAGCGCGAGGTGCTCCTGCAATTCCTGGTCGAGGCCATGGTGTTGTCTTCGTTGGGAGGACTCATCGGCGTCATCGTGGCTCTCGTGGCGTCGATGCAGCTGAGCAAGGTGCTCATGGTGCCGTTCGTCTTCACCCCAGGGATCATCATCCTCGCCTGCGTATTTTCCGCTGCGGTTGGCATGGTCTTCGGGTACTTTCCGGCGCAACGGGCCGCGCGCCTGAACCCCATCGACGCGCTGCGCCACGAATGAACGCGGCGCCAACGGTCGTCTTTGCCGCGCGGGCGCTCACCAAAGTGTATCGCATGGGTGAGGTCGAAGTGCACGCGCTGCGCGGGGTGGATCTCGACATCTACCAGGGCGAGTTCGTCGTGCTGTTGGGGCCTTCCGGCAGCGGCAAATCCACCCTGCTCAATATCCTCGGCGGCCTGGATACCCCCACCAGCGGGGAGGTGCGGTGGCGCGACCACGACCTGACCAGGGCGGACGAGCGCGCGATGACGACCTATCGCCGGCAGCACGTGGGGTTCGTGTTCCAGTTTTACAACCTGATTTCGAGCCTGACGGTCCGCGAAAACGTCGCCTTGGTCACGGATATCGCGGATCGTCCCATGAAACCGGACGAGGCGTTGCAATGGGTCGGGCTGGAGGAACGGCTCAACCATTTCCCCTCCCAGCTCTCGGGAGGCGAGCAGCAACGCGTGGCCATAGCCAGGGCCATTGCCAAAGGCCCGGAGGTGCTGCTCTGTGACGAGCCCACCGGCGCCTTGGACTACCAGACCGGGAAGGTGGTGTTGGAAGCCATCGCGCGCATCAACCGCGAGTTGGGAACCACCGCGGTGGTGATCACGCACAATGTGGCAATCGCCGGCATGGCGGACCGGGTGATGCATCTGGCCGACGGCCGCATCTCGGCCACGGAGAAAAATCCCCGCAAGCTCACGCCGTCGGAGTTGAGCTGGTGAAGGCCCTCAACAGGAAACTCCTGCGCGATTTATGGCACACCAGGAGCCAGGTGCTCACGATCGCGTTCGTGGTGGCCGGCGGGATGGGTGCGTTCATCGCCTCCTTCAGCACGTATGATTCGCTGCAGTGGTCCCGCCATATCTATTACGAGGCCTCGCGGTTCGGCGAGGTGTTCGCGGGGCTCAAGCGGGCGCCCGCGCCGGTTGAGGCCAGGATCGGCGAACTGCCCGGCGTGGCCGAGATGGAAACCACCGTGGTCTTCGACGTCACGCTGGATCTTCCCGGCGTGGACGAGCCGGTCATCGGGCGGATGATCGGCCTGGCGGACGGCGGGCAGCCTCGCATGAACCGGCTGGCGCTTCGACACGGTCGCTTCATCGAGCCGGGTCAGCACCGCGAGGTGCTGGTATCCGAGGGATTCGCCGCGGCCCGCAACCTCGGCCCGGGTGATCGCCTGGCGGCGATCCTCAACGGCAGCCGCGAAGAGCTGCAGATCGTCGGCGTGGTGCTGTCACCCGAATACGTGTTCGCGACCCGCGGCAGCTCGCTGCCCGACGACCGCTCGTTCGGGGTGTTGTGGATCGATCGCGAGCGGCTGGCCTCGGCGTTCGACATGGAGGGTGCGTTCAACTACGCGGTGGCGCGCTTGGCGCCGGGTGCCAGCGAGCCCGCGGTCATCGCCGGCCTCGATCGGGTGCTCGAACCCTACGGCGCGTTCGGCGCCTACGGCCGCGACGAGCAGCTCTCCAACCGCATCCTGAGCCAGGAGATCAGTCAGCAGCAGGTGTGGGGCACGTTTCTCCCGGCGATCTTCATGGCCGTGGCCGCGTTCCTGGTCAACGTGGTGCTGAGCCGCCACGTGGCCACCCAGCGCGAGTCGATCGCCGCGTTGAAGGCGCTGGGGTACTCCGACGTCAGGATCGGCGTCCACTACCTCGCGTTCGTCTCGGTGATCGTGCTGATCGGCGTGGCGCTCGGGATCGGGGTCGGCTGGTGGCTGGGCCGCGGGATGACCGGGCTGTACACCGACTTCTTCCATTTCCCGCGGCTAATTTTTCGCGTTCAACCGTGGGTCCCGCTGCTCGGCGCGGCCATCAGCTTTGTCGCCGCGGTGGGGGGCGCGCTCAACGCGGTCCGGCTGGTGGCTGCGCTGGCCCCGGCCGAAGCCATGCGGCCGCCGTCTCCCGCGCAATACCGCCGGATGTTGCTTGAACGGATCGGGATGGAGCGCTGGCTCTCTCCGGCGGCGCGGATGGTGATCCGCACGCTGGAGCGCCGGCCGTTTCGCGCCGCGTTCACCTCGTTCGGCATCGCCTGTTCCGTGGCGATCATCGTCTCCGGGACGTTCTGGCGGGACGTGGTCGAGTATATGATCGACGTCCAGTTCAACGCCGTGGAGCGCGAGGACGCGAGCGTAGTGCTGACCGATCCCCGGGAGGCGCGGGTTCGCCACGAGGTCGAGCGGCTCCCCGGGGTCTCCCAGGTGGAGGCCGTGCGGGAAGTGCCGGTGCGGCTGCGCGCCGGCCACCGGACGTATCGTACCGGGATCATCGGGCTCTCTGACGGCGCGCGGTTGCGGCGCTTGCTCGACGACAACCTGGCCGAGGTGCCGCTGCCGAGCGAAGGGCTGTTGCTCACGGATCGTCTGGCGGAGCGTCTGGGCCTCGAATCGGGCGACGTCGTGTCGGTCGAATCATTGGAAGGCGCCAGACTCAAGAGCGAGGTGGTCGTGGCCGACGTCGTGGCCGATGTGTTCGGCATGTTGGGGTACATGGAGATCAACGCGTTGAATCGCCTGATGGGCGAGGGGCCGTCGGTGACGTCGATCGCCGTGGCGGTGGACCGGGAGTCGGCGAACGAGCTCTACGGACGGCTCAAGGAGCGACCGCGGGTCGCCACCGTGAGCGTGAAGGCGTCCGCGCTCCAGACCTTCGAGGAGACCTCGGCGCGCAACATCATCTTCTTCACGGGCGTGATCACGATTTTTGCGGCGGCAATCGCGATCGGAGTGGTGTATAACAGCGCACGGATCGCGCTCGCCGAGCGCGCGTGGGAGTTGGCGAGCCTGCGCGTCCTGGGATTCACGCGGCGCGAAGTGTCGCTGTTCCTCCTCGGGGAACTGGCGATCGAACTGATCGTGGCGGTTCCGTTGGGCTTGGCGCTCGGCTACGTATTGGCCGCGACGTTGATCGAACTGATGCACGACGAGACGTTTGCCATGCCGCTGATCATCACGCCGCGGACCTACGCGTTCGCGGCGCTCGCGATTCTGATCGCCGGGATCGCGAGCGCGTTGGTCGTGCGGATGCGGGTGGACCGGCTCGACCTGGTGGCGGTGCTGAAAACGAGGGAGTGATGGCGAAACCCGTGGCGCGCATCGTGGGTGGCGTCGGTCTGCTGGCGATTCTGGTGCTGCTGGCGGTCAGTTTTCTGCCGCAGCCGGTCCCGGTCGACGTGGCGCCGGTGACGCAAGGACGGTTCGAGCAGACCGTGGACGAAGACGGCAAGACCCGGGTGCGCGAGCGCTACGTGGTCTCCGCGCCCTTGGCGGGCCGGGTGCTGCGCATCCAGCTCAAAGAAGGGGACGCGATCGCCCGCGGCGGGCTGTTGGCCGTGATGCTGCCTGCGGCTCCCGCGTTGCTGGACGTGCGCACCGAACAGGAGCTGAAAGAACGGCTGGCCGCGGCCGAAGACGAGTCGCGGAGGACCAAGGCCGTGGTCGAGCGCGCCTCCGCGGCCCTGAAGCAGGCTAGGATCGATTTCAATCGGAGCCGGGAACTCGCCAGGGAACGCTTGGTTCCTCCGGCTCAGCTCGAGCGGGACGAGCTCAACGTCACGCTGCGGAGAAAGGACCTCGAAGCCGCGGAGTTCGAGGACCGCGTGGCCGGGCACCAAGTAGAGGTGGCGCGCGCGGCGCTGCTTCAAGTCCGCAAGGGCATCGACCCCGGAGCCGCGCCGGATCGGCTGGAGATTCGTTCGCCGGTGGCCGGACGCGTCCTGCGCGTGCTGCAGGAAAGCGAGTCCGTGGTGGCGCTGGGCACGCCGCTGCTGGAGATCGCGGACCCGTCCGACCTGGAAGTCGTGGTCGACGTGCTCACCACCGACGCGGTGCAGATCACGCCCGGCATACCGGTTCGCATCGAACGCTACGGCGGCGGCCAGCCGCTCGACGGCCGCGTGCGGTTGATCGAGCCCTCCGCGTTCACCAAAATTTCGGCGTTGGGCGTGGAGGAACAGCGCGTGAACGTGGTGATCGATCTGGCTTCCGCATCCGAGCAATGGAGGACGCTTGGGGATGGATACCGCGTCGAGGCGCGGATCATCGTCCACGAAGAGCAGGACGCGGTGAAGGTTCCTGCGGGCGCGTTGTTTCGCGAGGGCGAGCGCTGGACCGTGTTCGTGCTCGACGGCGGCAAAGCCAAGAAACGCGTGGTGGAGGTGGGGCGCCGCAACGGGGTGGAAGCGACCGTGGCAAAGGGGCTGGAAGTGGCGGAGCTGGTGGTTGTGTACCCCAGCGACGCGGTCAAGGACGGGGTGAAGGTCCGGCGACGATCAGGAGAAGGTTGATGGGTCCGGGCCACGGCCACACGCACGGCGCCGCGGACTCCGCGCTGCTGACATCTCGACGCGGCATCTGGGCCGTCAAGTGGTCGATCGCCGGATTGGGCGCGACCGCGCTGGTTCAGGCCGTGGTGGTGGCGCTCACGGGAAGCGCGGCGCTGCTCGCGGATACGATCCACAACATCGGGGACGCGGCCACTGCGCTGCCCTTATGGGCCGCGTTCCGCCTGGGGACGCGGCCGCCCACCAAACGGTTCACGTACGGCTACGGACGCTTCGAGGATCTGGCCGGCGTCGCCGTCGTGGTCGTGATTCTCGCCAGCGCCGTGACCGCGGGCTACACCTCGTTCCAACGTCTGGTGCGTCCCGAACCCGTCGCGTATCTCTGGGCCGTGGCCGCGGCCGCGATCATCGGCTTTGTGGGCAACGAGGCGGTGGCCCTGTTCCGGATCAGGATCGGCAAGGAGATCGGCAGCGCCGCGCTGGTCGCGGACGGGTACCACGCCCGCATCGACGGATTGACCAGCCTGGCGGTGCTCGTGGGCGCGGTCGGGGTGTGGCTGGGTTATCCCTGGGCCGACCCGGTGATCGGCTTGCTGATCACGGCGGCAATCCTGAAAATCGTGTGGGACTCGGGCAAGTCCGTGGTGGTTCGTCTACTCGACGGCGTGGATTCCGACGTCATGGATGAGATTCGACACACCGTCGGCCACATCGAAGGAGTCCATGACGTCACGGAAGTTCGCGTGCGCTGGTTGGGCCATCGCATGCATGCCGAGGTGAACGTCGCGGTGGACCCGGATCTTTCAGTCACCAAGGGCCACGACATCGCGGTCCACGTCCAACACGATCTGCTGCACGATCTACGCTACCTGGCCAGCGCCACCATCCACATCGACCCTTGGGATACCTCAGGCGAGCACCATCATCGCGCCGCGAACCACGCGCACGACGACCTGCCTACGCATTCGCACTGAACCGCCGTCTGACGAGCGTACGTTACTGGAACCGTCGCAGCCGTGAAGTCGTCCACCTGCCACTCGACGTGCTGAAGGTTTGATCCAGCGACATCATGAGGTTTTCCGACCGCATCGATGCTGCGAACGCGGAAGTGATACGTGGTCGTCGGCGTGAGGCCGTTCAACGACTGGCGATGGCGTTGGACCAGCGTGGCGTCCATCGCGGACGATGAGCCGTAGGCCGTGGTCGTCCCGTACTCAACGACCGACGTGGCCGCTTCGTTGGTCCGCCAACCGATCTGAGCGCTGGTTGTGGTTGCGCGGACGTTGATCCTGGAGATGATCGGGGCCGTCGTGTCGGAGGAGGATGAGTCCGTCGCGGGCTCCGCAGCGAGCGTGGTGAGCGTGATATCTCCGGAGATGGCCTGGTTTCCAGCGGCGTCGCGGCTGACCACGCGGAAGTGATAGACGGTCGCGGCCGCGAGTCCGGAGAGGTTCTGGCTGTGCGCGGTGACCAGTGTGCTGTTTAGCGGAGTGGAAGAACCATACGTCGTGGTCGTCCCGTACGTTACTTGCGTAGTCGCGGCCTCATTGGTGGCCCAGGTGATGGTGGCGCTTGAGCTGGTCACGTTGGTGGCCGCGACCGCGGAGATCGTGGGGGGGGTGGTGTCGGGTGCGGGCAGCGTGGTGACCGTGAAATCCGCGGAGGTGGCGAGGTTGTCAGCGGCGTCGCGACTGAGTACGCGATAGTGGTAGAGGGTGGCCGCGGTTAAGCCGGTCAGGCTCTGGCTGTGGGCGGTAAGCAGCGTGCTATTCAGACTCGTGGTCGAGCCGTACGCGGTGGTGGTGCCGTACTGGACCTGGGTGGTGGCGGCCTCGTTGGTGGTCCACGTTACCGTGGCCCCGGTGCTCGTCACATTGGTGGCGGCGACCGAGGAGATCGTGGGCCGCGTGGTATCGGCCGCCGCAAGGGTTCGGAACGTGAAGTTGCCGGAGGTCGCGAGATTGCCGGCCGCGTCGCGGCTCAGGACGCGGAAGTTGTACGTGGTGGAAGCCGCGAGGCCGGAGAGGGCCTGGCTGTGCGTGGTCAGCAACGTGCTGTTGAGGCTCGTGGTGGAGCCGTACGCCGTGGTGGTGCCGTATTGGACCTGGGTGGTGGCGGCCTCGTTGGTGGTCCATGCAATGGTCGCGCTGCCGCTGGTCACGGTCACGGCCGCCACCGCGGAGATCGTCGGCGGAGTAGTGTCGGCCGGCGCCGGCGCGCTGGTGGTCAACGTGCGGTCGGCCGACACGGAAACATTCCCGGCCGCGTCGCGGCTCAACACCCGGTAGTGATAGAGGGTCGAGGCTTGCAGTCCGGTCAAGAGGTGCTGGTGGCTGCCGGCTAACACCGAGTTTTCTGTCGTCTGCAGACCGTAGGCCGTACTGGTGCCGTACTCGACCAGCGAGGTCGCAGGTTCGCTGGTCGTCCAGGTGATGGTGGCCGAGCTGCTGGTGATGCTTCCGGCCGCCACCGAAGAGATCACGGGCGAAACCGTGTCCGCGATGACTTTGCTGACCTCGCTGGAGAACCCGCTTTCAGCGCCGGTCCGATTGTAGGCGGTGAGCGCGAAGTAGTACGTGCCGGGACCGAGCCCGGTGACGGTATACGTGGTCGCCAACCCGACGTCGATCACAGTCGTGTACGACCTTGATGCCGTGCCGTAGTGCACGCGGTAGCCCGCAAGGTCGCTCTCCAAATTCGGAGACCATGACAAGATCGCGTCCGCGGCCCAGGCCGCGCCGCCGCAGAACAACGTGAGGATCATCGCGGTCGCGAGCATCCATGCTGCATGCCGACCAGCGCCAATGCCGGAGGTTGGTTGAGTCACATCGTGTCGCAAGATCACACTCGCCCCCATTTCCTCGTGACGACATACCTGGCAGTCCTGTCTTCATCGCGTTCGACGGTTCTGCCTCTAAAAGAGTTGGTCGTTGGTGTATCGCAAGTTCGGGGCCAGCGGCACAGAGCGTCTGTATTGGTCGCAAGACGCCGAAGGGACTGGATTCCGGTGACCTACGGTTCAGCTCCTGCCAAGAGTTGGGCACATTGCGGTCGATTCAGGAATACGCTGACGTAATCTCAATCTCAGTGCCGCAACCTGAATTGACACGCAGCCGTGATCCGCGATAGAACTCCGCATTCGCGTCGGGATGCCAAGAAACGGATCGATCGACTGCGCGGGGCGGGAATGCACTAGGGAGGACGCGACCATGGCCGCCAACGTTTCAATCACGATCAAAGCTCCCGTCACAACGGTCTGGGAGCACCTGACTCGACCCGAACTGATCAAGAAGTACTTCTTCGGCACCCAGGTTGAGACCGATTGGAAACCGGGGAGTCCGATCTATTGGCGGGGAACGTGGGAAGGAAAGACTTACGAGGACAAAGGGAAGGTCCTTGAGTTCCAGCCGCATCAGCGCCTCTCGTACCTCTACTGGAACAGCTTCTCCAGCCAACCTGATCTCCCCGAGAACTACCAGACCATCACCTGCGATCTTCGCTCCGAAAAAGGAAACACGGTCCTGACTGTCAGGCAGGATTGCGAGGATTCAAAGAAGGAGCACTGCGAGAAGAATTGGAGGATGGTGCTGGATGGTTTGAAAAAGCAGGTTGACTCGGGGCGGACCTAGCAGGCTGCTGAAAAAGCCTGCGTGGGGGTTGCTCGAAGGGGGTGGGCCCCCTTCGAGGGGTCACAGGCCCCGCTTTTCGGGGCCGTCCTAGGGCGCGAGCCCCTGGGAAAGCAGGGTGCAGAGTTTTTCAGCACCCTGCTAGGCCGCCCGTTCCCTGTCCTCGTTCCCGCCGTCCGCCAACCGCGGCGCGCACCTTCGCACCCACGTCGCAATGACCCAGGAACTGGCGGCCACGATGCTGATCACGAACATCCAGTTATAGGTCGACTTCGCGCCCTTGCCGAGAACCGGACCGAGCAACAACAGCCCGACGTTGTAGGCCAGGGCCAGGACCACGACCGTGGCGGACGGGAAGACCATCTCGCGGAACGGGCCGAGCCATTTCGAGCCATTGGATCGATCCGTTGCGATGTGACGGGCCCCGATCAAGATCGTGACCAGGGCGGCCCCATATCCCAGAAACTGCACAAGATTTGAAGCCCGAAACTTTCCGACCATGGTTTCCCGAAAGAGCGGGACGTGACCGAGAATCGCTGCGAATAAGGCCGCCAATGCGACGGCCACTCCGTATTGCATCACCCACTTTTTCGTAAGCATTCCGTTCCTCCGTTGCCTCGTTCCGTCTCTCAGCGTCAGGGTTTGGCTTGCACGTCGCTCGTCGACGGGCCCACGGGCCACGCTGATTCGGCCAGCCAGGTCGTGAGCGCGTCGGCGGCCAGGGGGCGGCTCACGTAGTAGCCTTGGGCCTCGTTGCAGCCCAGTTGCGCGAGGTGGTCCCACGTCTCGCGCGTTTCCACGCCTTCGGCG
Encoded here:
- a CDS encoding ABC transporter ATP-binding protein, with amino-acid sequence MSSSDPPPDTPPLIQLRGVTKVYGAGDAAMHALRGIDLRIEKGEFVAVMGPSGSGKSTCMNILGCLDTPTAGTYHFKGVEVGALTRNQRALLRRQYLGFVFQGYNLLNRTSALENVELPLIYRGVPVGRRHEQAREALHVVGLKGWEHHTQGELSGGQQQRVAIARAIVTQPAVLLADEPTGNLDTARGREIMDLLTTLNRGHEITVVMVTHEPDMAAYARRTVKFLDGVVASDASQQEVA
- a CDS encoding efflux RND transporter periplasmic adaptor subunit: MSKPTTEYANDVAKALGIGTTSRWTRLKRWAAWGVVAIAAAAVGVLWLARSGTETVRYKTEPVTRGDLVVTVSATGTLEPTNQVDVGIEVSGTIKTVDVDYNDRVKVGQILARLDTTKLEAQALQTEAALGSARAKVLQAQANVREAEAQLARLVRVRELSRGKVPSQQELDAAQAALDRSRADEAAASAVVSQNQATLDANRTDLSKAVIRSPINGVVLKRSVEPGQTVAASFQAPVLFTIAEDLTNMELQVDVDEADVGQVNAGQDATFTVDAYPDRTFPARITKVRYGSQTVAGVVTYKAVLTVDNSSLSLRPGMTATAAITVERVTDAILVPNASLRFTPPTPEPRESTGGGLLSRILPRPLRPAPSSRDEMRPGTRDQRVWIVSNGELEAVPVTTGATDGVMTEVTEGRVEPGMAVVVDRVTAKP
- a CDS encoding efflux transporter outer membrane subunit encodes the protein MTSAGQSEHPTTVKIRFVDVPANAGSRSPHVVVVTRPKGGSKALPSAVVSTGVTRRSSGCLPHLGWLPLPMVVLLAGCVTVGPDYVAPDPAAPTTWQAEPAPGISETAGEPDDLARWWATLDDPVLTRLIEQAVAGNLDLKQAQARLREARARRKQTGADRFPSLDANALVNRVQSSEETGPGSTTTLYAAGFDASWELDVFGGTRRAMEAATASEQASEEDLRDVLVSLLSEVALNYVELRTGQTGLAIAEQNRDAQQETYDIARWRFEAGLVTELDVEQARYNLEQTKAQIPRLQAAISEAQNRLAVLLGRMPGALNSELAPPLPIPVAPASVAVGVPADALRRRPDVRRAERRLAAQTAQVGVATAARYPSFSLVGTIGLESLSSSNLFTAGARTSSLGGSALWTVFDFGRLRENVNIQSALQEQALLAYESAVRTAVEDTENALVAFAKEQNRRSHLQAATEAAQRAVALARGRYESGLLDFQTVLEAQRSLLVLQDQLALSDGAVVSNLIQLYKALGGGWTSFGAAAGKPIGDSTGAAQ
- a CDS encoding ABC transporter permease — translated: MVWNALHLALREVRRNVLRSLLTMLGIVIGVAAVIVMVTIGGGATVQVTEQIASLGTNLLIVTPGMRVMGPGGTSGAAPFRVADAEAIGRDVPSIAAVAPVSTRSMTAIFGNQNWSTRVSGTTNEYLKAGNWAIEAGREFSASELRAGTAVCIVGATVRTRLFGAQDPMGSTIRLEKLACQVIGLLGTKGQTAFGMDQDDVVLIPLRTFQRRITGNEDVAMLQVSFQQGVSAEKVERDIGRLMRERRHLSATQEDDFSVRDLSEITKMLTGTTRMLTALLSAVAAVSLLVGGIGIMNIMLVSVTERTREIGIRLAIGALEREVLLQFLVEAMVLSSLGGLIGVIVALVASMQLSKVLMVPFVFTPGIIILACVFSAAVGMVFGYFPAQRAARLNPIDALRHE
- a CDS encoding ABC transporter ATP-binding protein, yielding MNAAPTVVFAARALTKVYRMGEVEVHALRGVDLDIYQGEFVVLLGPSGSGKSTLLNILGGLDTPTSGEVRWRDHDLTRADERAMTTYRRQHVGFVFQFYNLISSLTVRENVALVTDIADRPMKPDEALQWVGLEERLNHFPSQLSGGEQQRVAIARAIAKGPEVLLCDEPTGALDYQTGKVVLEAIARINRELGTTAVVITHNVAIAGMADRVMHLADGRISATEKNPRKLTPSELSW